In Campylobacter concisus, a single window of DNA contains:
- the purD gene encoding phosphoribosylamine--glycine ligase, with amino-acid sequence MNILIIGSGGREYAIALKLKKEKNINLYFAPGNGATSRLGENLKIKDFCELAKFAKQNDITLTIVGPEAPLSEGVVDIFKKEGLLIFGPSKAAARLEASKAYMKDFLARNNIKTAKYLNTDDKEKAFKFIDTLSVPMVVKADGLCAGKGVIIANSKEEAKEAVSDMLSGASFGEAGKFVVVEEFLDGFELSFFAICDGENFVSLPVAQDHKRLLDNDEGPNTGGMGAYAPSPLASKELIKRVEEEVVKPTLKGMKNEGSPFCGVLFVGLMIVKNEPYVLEFNVRFGDPECEVLMPLIDGNLSEILLNAAKGELKPISLKDEFAVGVVMASKDYPYKSSPKAKISVLNDVKDAYIAYAGVSEQGGEIYADGGRVLVCVATAKSIKEARDRAYELCENVKFDGAHYRKDIAWQALK; translated from the coding sequence ATGAATATTCTCATAATAGGAAGTGGCGGCCGCGAATACGCCATTGCTCTAAAACTAAAAAAAGAAAAAAATATAAATTTATACTTTGCGCCGGGAAATGGTGCGACCTCACGCCTTGGCGAGAATTTAAAGATAAAAGACTTTTGTGAGCTTGCAAAATTTGCTAAACAAAATGATATTACCCTGACTATCGTAGGCCCTGAAGCACCGCTTAGTGAAGGTGTGGTGGATATCTTTAAAAAAGAGGGTTTGCTTATATTTGGACCAAGCAAAGCAGCGGCCAGACTAGAGGCTAGCAAGGCCTATATGAAGGACTTCTTAGCTAGAAATAATATAAAAACTGCAAAATATTTAAACACAGATGACAAAGAAAAAGCATTTAAATTTATAGATACTTTAAGCGTGCCAATGGTTGTAAAAGCTGATGGACTCTGCGCTGGAAAAGGCGTGATCATCGCAAATTCTAAAGAAGAGGCCAAAGAGGCAGTTAGTGACATGCTAAGTGGGGCTAGCTTTGGTGAGGCTGGTAAATTTGTGGTGGTTGAAGAGTTTTTGGATGGCTTTGAGCTTAGCTTTTTCGCTATTTGTGATGGCGAAAATTTCGTAAGCTTGCCAGTGGCACAAGACCACAAACGCCTGCTTGATAACGACGAGGGCCCAAATACTGGCGGTATGGGCGCCTATGCTCCAAGTCCGCTTGCTTCAAAAGAGCTGATAAAAAGAGTCGAAGAAGAGGTGGTAAAACCTACACTAAAAGGGATGAAAAACGAGGGCAGTCCATTTTGCGGAGTGCTTTTTGTAGGACTGATGATCGTGAAAAATGAGCCTTATGTGCTTGAGTTTAACGTGAGATTTGGCGATCCTGAGTGCGAGGTCTTGATGCCATTAATTGACGGAAATTTAAGCGAAATTTTACTAAATGCTGCAAAGGGCGAGCTAAAGCCTATTAGCTTAAAAGATGAATTTGCAGTTGGCGTCGTAATGGCTAGTAAGGACTATCCGTATAAAAGTAGTCCAAAAGCTAAAATTTCAGTTTTAAATGATGTAAAAGATGCTTACATTGCTTATGCTGGTGTTAGCGAGCAAGGCGGAGAAATTTATGCAGATGGTGGCAGAGTATTAGTCTGCGTGGCTACTGCAAAGAGTATAAAAGAAGCACGTGATAGAGCTTATGAGCTTTGCGAAAATGTAAAATTTGACGGAGCACATTATAGAAAAGATATTGCCTGGCAGGCGTTGAAATGA
- a CDS encoding uroporphyrinogen-III synthase encodes MRKIYLISNTKTTDESVVNLSVSKIEFLKFELNLSDYDVLVATSKNAFNALKFNNIKAINLPVFAIANSCAVAAREFGFSEIYTGKKAHGDDFAREILLLLKGKKVLYLKGKDSASNFLEILQNGGVNIKAIVAYENVLNPCKMELKPPKNSILIFASPLNVKNFLSNFGWDESYQAISIGKVTAKELKFTDPIVSQSQDINACIALAKTLL; translated from the coding sequence TTGCGTAAAATTTATCTTATTTCAAATACAAAAACGACTGATGAGAGCGTTGTAAATTTAAGCGTTAGCAAGATAGAGTTTTTGAAATTTGAACTAAATTTAAGTGACTATGATGTGCTGGTAGCTACTTCTAAAAATGCTTTTAATGCATTAAAATTTAACAACATAAAAGCTATAAATTTGCCAGTCTTTGCCATCGCAAATAGTTGTGCGGTAGCCGCAAGAGAGTTTGGATTTAGTGAAATTTATACCGGAAAGAAAGCTCACGGAGATGACTTCGCAAGAGAAATTTTGCTACTTTTAAAAGGTAAAAAGGTTCTTTATCTAAAGGGTAAAGATAGTGCTTCAAATTTCTTAGAAATTTTGCAAAATGGTGGAGTAAATATAAAGGCGATTGTCGCTTATGAAAATGTCTTAAATCCTTGCAAAATGGAGCTAAAACCACCAAAAAATAGTATCTTGATCTTCGCTTCTCCACTAAATGTCAAAAATTTTCTTAGTAATTTTGGCTGGGATGAGAGCTATCAAGCGATAAGCATTGGAAAGGTCACTGCAAAAGAGCTAAAATTTACCGATCCAATAGTGAGCCAAAGTCAAGATATAAACGCCTGTATCGCGCTTGCCAAAACATTACTTTAA
- a CDS encoding multidrug effflux MFS transporter, translated as MKKENSKLFLLLFLGALSAFGPFVTDLYLPALPAITEWFKTSVTATQLTITTSMAGLAIGQLIVGPISDKFGRKTPLTISLIVYTISTVFIFFSQNIQFFIFMRIIQGLASAGSLVISRAVVSDLYKGHEMTKFFSLMMVVNGLAPILSPIGGSLLLKFTDWRGIFMALTIIGILLFIANFYFKESLSQSNRLKMPLLVTYSVFGKILRKKKFILFVSIQTFAMGAMFAYIASSSFIFQEFYSLSPVSYSFCFASNGLGLVIGARLASLLNERKALKTGLFGTLFASIFIAFMLCFKFEVIGVIIAFFLLLLFTGFILPTASSLAMNEGREYAGSASAILGFCQFFLGGVVSPLVGLGDIFYSTSIVILACTLFALISFLRLKRVA; from the coding sequence ATGAAAAAAGAAAATTCCAAGCTATTTTTATTGCTATTTTTAGGCGCTCTCTCTGCCTTTGGACCATTTGTCACAGATCTTTATTTGCCAGCACTTCCGGCTATTACTGAGTGGTTTAAAACAAGCGTTACAGCTACGCAATTAACGATCACGACATCGATGGCAGGTTTAGCCATAGGTCAGCTCATAGTTGGCCCAATAAGTGATAAATTTGGACGAAAAACGCCACTTACTATCTCGCTTATCGTCTATACGATAAGCACTGTTTTTATATTTTTCTCGCAAAATATCCAGTTTTTTATCTTTATGAGAATTATTCAAGGGCTTGCGAGTGCTGGTAGCTTAGTCATCTCAAGAGCCGTTGTGAGCGACCTTTATAAGGGTCACGAGATGACTAAATTTTTTAGCCTTATGATGGTCGTAAATGGTCTAGCCCCGATACTTTCACCAATTGGCGGTAGTTTGCTGCTTAAATTTACCGACTGGCGTGGCATCTTTATGGCGCTTACTATCATTGGCATTTTGCTTTTTATCGCAAATTTTTATTTCAAAGAGAGCTTAAGTCAGTCAAATCGCTTAAAAATGCCTTTGCTAGTGACTTATAGTGTTTTTGGCAAAATTTTAAGAAAGAAAAAATTTATACTTTTTGTAAGCATTCAGACATTTGCGATGGGTGCGATGTTTGCTTATATAGCGTCATCTTCGTTTATCTTTCAAGAATTTTATTCTCTAAGTCCAGTAAGCTATAGCTTTTGCTTTGCTTCAAATGGTTTAGGGCTTGTTATAGGAGCAAGGCTTGCTAGTCTTTTAAATGAGAGAAAAGCGCTCAAAACCGGGCTTTTTGGCACCTTGTTTGCTAGCATTTTTATTGCTTTCATGCTTTGTTTTAAATTTGAAGTGATCGGCGTCATTATCGCATTTTTCTTATTGCTTCTTTTTACAGGATTTATCTTGCCAACTGCTTCATCGCTAGCCATGAATGAAGGCAGAGAATACGCAGGCTCAGCCTCAGCGATACTTGGATTTTGCCAATTTTTCTTAGGCGGCGTAGTCTCTCCGCTAGTTGGGCTTGGTGATATATTTTACTCGACTTCTATTGTTATTTTAGCTTGCACATTATTTGCTTTGATATCTTTTTTAAGGTTAAAAAGAGTTGCGTAA
- a CDS encoding cupin domain-containing protein, whose amino-acid sequence MSKIYNLNADTKVIAKSVVSKRIFDCENAHVDVFAFDTGEELDHEMLFCDSLAWVVEGGASLHYGEKQMRLGGEQACLIEKKVWRKLVFNEPTKYISIDFKEDLMIDHLPKAAIFSLVDAVEYEKGKIVSKTLVKNENGSMSLLSFDTDQELSTHAAPGDALLIALDGEMKLTIGDEHFDIKKGDTIVLPGKIPHGLKIKDKFKMLLIVTKDKM is encoded by the coding sequence ATGAGTAAAATTTACAACCTAAACGCCGACACGAAAGTGATCGCTAAAAGCGTCGTTAGCAAGAGAATTTTTGATTGCGAGAATGCTCATGTCGATGTATTTGCTTTTGATACGGGTGAGGAGCTAGATCATGAGATGCTATTTTGCGACAGCCTCGCGTGGGTCGTAGAGGGTGGCGCGAGCTTGCACTACGGCGAAAAGCAGATGCGCTTAGGCGGTGAACAAGCCTGCCTGATAGAGAAAAAAGTGTGGCGAAAACTAGTTTTCAACGAACCGACGAAATATATTTCAATTGATTTTAAGGAGGACTTAATGATAGATCATTTACCTAAGGCGGCTATTTTTAGCTTAGTTGATGCAGTCGAATACGAAAAAGGCAAAATCGTGAGCAAAACGCTTGTAAAGAACGAAAACGGCTCAATGTCATTACTTAGTTTTGACACAGACCAAGAGCTCTCAACTCACGCAGCTCCAGGCGATGCACTACTTATCGCACTTGATGGCGAGATGAAGCTAACTATTGGTGATGAACATTTTGATATCAAAAAAGGCGATACCATCGTGTTACCAGGCAAAATACCACATGGATTAAAGATAAAAGATAAATTTAAAATGCTCTTAATCGTCACTAAAGACAAAATGTAA
- the guaA gene encoding glutamine-hydrolyzing GMP synthase gives MNNTIIVLDFGSQYTQLIARRLREEGVYTEILPFNAKLSEIKAKEPKGIILSGGPASVYAKDAYFCDNGVFELNIPILGVCYGMQLLAHTHGAEVLAADQKEYGKAELNVIKEHELFKDTPSKQIVWMSHSDYVKDLPEGFEVIAESENSPYCAFGDDKRKFYAIQFHAEVQHSEYGTQILKNFAKYICGCESTWNMGSFAKNKIDEIRKTVGTHKVLCAVSGGVDSSVTAALLAAAVPENLILVFVDNGLLRTNEREQVEATFRTKLGVELVSIDASETFLGRLAGVVDPEKKRKIIGETFIEIFEQEAKKHGDVKFLAQGTLYTDIIESSVVGSSKTIKSHHNVGGLPDWMTFELIEPLREIFKDEVRKLGLELGLSRDLVFRHPFPGPGLAIRIMGEVNKPSLELLRKADVILRDELKSTGWYNKTWQAFCVLLNVNSVGVMGDNRTYENAVCVRVVDASDGMTASFSRLPYDLLENVSRRIINEVNGINRVVYDISSKPPATIEWE, from the coding sequence ATGAACAATACGATTATAGTTTTGGATTTTGGTTCGCAGTACACTCAGCTAATAGCTAGAAGACTAAGAGAAGAGGGTGTTTATACTGAAATTTTGCCATTTAACGCAAAGCTTAGTGAGATAAAAGCAAAAGAGCCAAAAGGTATCATTTTAAGTGGTGGTCCAGCTAGCGTTTATGCTAAAGATGCTTATTTTTGCGATAACGGCGTCTTTGAGCTAAACATCCCTATCCTTGGCGTTTGCTACGGCATGCAGCTACTTGCTCACACTCACGGAGCTGAAGTTTTAGCGGCTGATCAAAAAGAGTATGGCAAAGCAGAGCTTAACGTTATTAAAGAGCATGAGCTATTTAAAGATACACCTTCAAAACAAATCGTATGGATGAGCCATAGCGACTATGTAAAAGACCTGCCAGAGGGCTTTGAGGTGATCGCTGAGAGTGAGAATTCACCTTATTGCGCTTTCGGCGATGATAAACGTAAATTTTATGCGATCCAGTTTCACGCAGAGGTACAACACAGTGAGTATGGCACACAAATTTTAAAGAATTTTGCTAAATATATTTGTGGCTGCGAGAGTACATGGAACATGGGAAGCTTCGCTAAAAACAAGATAGACGAGATAAGAAAAACAGTGGGCACGCACAAGGTGCTTTGTGCAGTTAGTGGCGGTGTAGATAGCTCTGTGACTGCGGCACTTTTGGCGGCTGCTGTACCTGAAAATTTGATCCTTGTTTTTGTTGATAACGGACTTCTTAGAACAAACGAAAGAGAGCAGGTTGAGGCTACATTTAGAACAAAGCTAGGCGTTGAGCTAGTTAGTATAGATGCGAGCGAGACCTTCCTTGGCCGCTTAGCTGGCGTGGTAGACCCTGAGAAAAAACGCAAGATCATAGGCGAGACATTTATAGAAATTTTTGAGCAAGAGGCTAAGAAGCATGGCGATGTGAAATTCTTAGCTCAAGGCACTCTTTATACTGATATCATCGAGAGCTCAGTCGTTGGCTCAAGCAAGACGATAAAGAGCCACCACAACGTTGGAGGCTTGCCTGATTGGATGACATTTGAGCTGATAGAACCGCTAAGAGAAATTTTTAAAGATGAGGTTAGAAAGCTTGGTCTTGAGCTTGGACTAAGCCGCGATCTAGTCTTCCGCCACCCTTTCCCAGGACCGGGCCTTGCTATCCGCATCATGGGTGAGGTAAATAAGCCAAGCCTAGAGCTACTTCGCAAAGCTGACGTGATCTTGCGCGATGAGCTAAAAAGTACTGGCTGGTACAACAAAACTTGGCAAGCATTTTGCGTGCTATTAAATGTAAATTCTGTCGGCGTAATGGGTGATAACCGTACCTATGAAAATGCAGTTTGCGTACGTGTGGTCGATGCGAGCGATGGTATGACCGCAAGCTTTTCAAGGCTTCCTTATGATCTGCTTGAAAACGTAAGCCGTCGTATCATAAACGAGGTAAACGGCATAAACCGCGTAGTTTACGATATCTCGAGCAAACCGCCCGCAACGATAGAGTGGGAGTGA
- the nhaD gene encoding sodium:proton antiporter NhaD, with the protein MRFFGLLGLFFAMAFGADGETAAIDLTTTWAGILSLIIFIVGYFFIAAEENFHIDKAKPAIFIGTFMFLLIGVYMLINGMDVHLLEHEVNHLILEIAQIVFFLMVAMTFIEALIERDVFNALKYNLVSKGYTYRKLFWLTGILAFFISPVADNLTTALILSTVLLTIDRNNTNFLVAGAINIVVAANAGGAWSPFGDITTLMAWAAGKAPFVDFFALFPASIVGWFVTAFLLSRVVPSTAPHFDVANEPKVVMKKGGKAVIFIGAFTIFCAVMMHQLFHLPAMWGMMFGFSLLSLYTYYFKKAHKNEEPMHVFHYMSKIENNTLFFFFGILAAVGALHFAGFLNYAVSLYDKFGSTAVNIGVGFLSAIVDNVPVMSAVLKANPAMGADVGEAMSQWLLVTLTAGIGGSMISFGSAAGVGVMGKLKGIYTFGAHMKYAWMVVLGYIVSIIVWYVQFEIFHIYF; encoded by the coding sequence ATGAGGTTTTTTGGACTTCTAGGCTTGTTTTTCGCGATGGCTTTTGGTGCTGATGGAGAAACCGCAGCTATTGACTTAACTACTACATGGGCAGGAATTTTATCGCTTATAATTTTTATTGTTGGATATTTTTTCATAGCAGCAGAAGAAAATTTCCATATCGACAAAGCAAAACCTGCTATCTTTATCGGTACGTTTATGTTCCTACTTATCGGCGTTTATATGCTTATAAATGGCATGGATGTGCATTTGCTTGAACATGAGGTAAATCACCTGATTTTAGAGATCGCTCAGATCGTATTTTTCTTGATGGTGGCGATGACTTTTATCGAAGCACTTATCGAAAGAGATGTATTTAATGCACTTAAATATAATCTCGTATCAAAAGGCTATACTTATAGAAAACTATTTTGGCTAACTGGTATTTTGGCATTTTTTATAAGCCCAGTAGCTGATAACCTAACAACAGCGCTTATTCTTTCAACCGTTCTTCTAACAATAGATAGAAATAATACAAATTTCCTAGTTGCTGGTGCGATAAACATCGTCGTTGCAGCAAATGCAGGTGGAGCATGGAGTCCATTTGGTGATATCACTACGCTTATGGCTTGGGCTGCTGGAAAAGCACCATTTGTCGACTTTTTCGCACTTTTTCCAGCATCTATCGTAGGTTGGTTTGTAACGGCATTTTTACTTTCTCGCGTGGTGCCAAGTACTGCACCGCATTTTGACGTAGCAAACGAGCCAAAAGTGGTTATGAAAAAAGGTGGCAAAGCGGTTATCTTTATAGGCGCATTTACTATCTTTTGTGCTGTTATGATGCACCAGCTTTTCCACTTGCCAGCGATGTGGGGAATGATGTTTGGCTTCTCACTACTTAGTCTTTATACTTACTATTTCAAAAAAGCTCACAAAAATGAAGAGCCAATGCATGTATTTCACTATATGTCAAAGATCGAAAACAATACACTATTTTTCTTCTTTGGAATTTTAGCTGCAGTTGGCGCTCTTCATTTTGCTGGATTTTTAAATTACGCTGTATCACTTTATGATAAATTTGGCTCAACTGCTGTAAATATCGGCGTTGGTTTTCTTTCAGCGATCGTTGATAACGTTCCTGTTATGTCAGCTGTTTTAAAAGCAAATCCAGCAATGGGAGCTGATGTAGGCGAGGCGATGAGTCAGTGGCTACTAGTGACACTAACTGCTGGTATCGGTGGTTCGATGATCAGCTTTGGCTCAGCAGCTGGCGTTGGAGTAATGGGTAAATTAAAAGGAATTTATACCTTTGGTGCACATATGAAATACGCTTGGATGGTGGTTCTAGGATATATTGTATCGATCATTGTTTGGTATGTGCAATTTGAAATTTTTCATATCTATTTTTAA
- the uvrC gene encoding excinuclease ABC subunit UvrC: MLIDEIRTLPNEPGVYQYFDAQNRLLYVGKAKILKNRVKSYFKFTPSLAPAEKLSPRISKMISEAVHLEYIVTPSEADALILENSFIKQLKPKYNILLRDDKTYPYIFINLNDDFPRFEITRKVVKGSNIRYFGPYFSGASELLEALYLNFNLVQKKSCIKGKKACLFYQLKRCYAPCEGKISKENYAKIVNEAIAALQNPNLLITRLEELMLNYAKAEDYEQAAATRDKIQTLKNMQTKVEVDLAKLEDFEAYSVACVHDMICAVRFSVQSGKITGVKTDITQAKNAQSDEINEAYKQAILKSFIAGQPIISTKIYVHESFEDSELVEEILNERFGRKFSITCPKIGDKRKICEIATKNAEVSIEKYLKTHDNELLNEIKEYFDLAHTPYVVEAYDNSHLFGEASVGAMVRYEHGEWAKQNYRHMHLNSKNDYDQMKESLTARALRFDKLSPPDLWVIDGGEVLLNLACEILVSSGANVDVIAISKEKIDAKAHRAKGEAKDKIYTKNGSFSLSTSDKKLQFFQKMRDESHRFVISFHRKTRQKNDMQRSILKQAGVSEGSIAKLISFYGSFDKISEANLDEVAKITNKSVAEKLAVLKEGNLK, from the coding sequence ATGCTAATAGACGAGATAAGAACACTTCCAAACGAGCCTGGCGTATATCAATATTTTGACGCACAAAATAGGCTCTTATACGTTGGTAAGGCCAAAATTTTAAAAAATAGGGTCAAAAGCTACTTTAAATTTACCCCAAGCCTAGCTCCAGCTGAAAAACTAAGCCCTAGAATTTCAAAGATGATAAGCGAGGCGGTGCATCTTGAATACATCGTCACGCCAAGCGAAGCAGACGCTCTAATACTTGAAAATTCTTTCATCAAGCAGCTTAAGCCAAAATACAACATCTTGCTTCGTGACGACAAGACCTACCCTTACATTTTTATAAATTTAAATGATGATTTTCCAAGATTTGAGATCACTAGAAAGGTGGTAAAAGGCTCAAATATCCGCTATTTTGGACCATATTTTAGTGGAGCTAGCGAGCTACTTGAGGCACTTTATCTAAATTTCAACCTCGTTCAGAAAAAATCCTGCATCAAAGGCAAAAAAGCTTGCCTTTTTTATCAGCTAAAACGCTGCTATGCTCCGTGTGAAGGCAAAATTTCAAAAGAAAACTACGCTAAGATCGTAAATGAGGCTATCGCGGCCTTACAAAATCCAAATTTACTCATCACTCGCCTTGAAGAGCTCATGCTAAACTACGCCAAAGCCGAAGACTACGAGCAAGCAGCCGCGACTAGAGATAAGATACAAACACTTAAAAACATGCAAACAAAGGTTGAAGTTGATCTTGCTAAACTTGAGGACTTCGAGGCATACTCAGTCGCTTGCGTGCATGATATGATCTGTGCGGTGAGATTTAGCGTGCAAAGTGGCAAGATAACAGGTGTCAAAACTGACATCACGCAGGCCAAAAATGCCCAAAGCGATGAGATAAACGAGGCTTATAAGCAGGCCATTTTAAAAAGCTTCATAGCTGGACAGCCGATAATTAGCACCAAAATTTATGTGCATGAGAGCTTTGAAGATAGTGAGCTGGTGGAGGAAATTTTAAACGAGAGATTTGGACGTAAATTTAGCATCACATGCCCAAAAATAGGCGATAAGCGTAAAATTTGTGAGATCGCTACCAAAAACGCTGAAGTTAGCATCGAAAAATATCTAAAAACGCACGATAACGAGCTACTAAACGAGATAAAAGAGTACTTTGACCTAGCTCACACGCCTTACGTTGTCGAGGCTTACGACAACTCACACCTTTTTGGTGAGGCAAGTGTCGGAGCGATGGTGCGCTATGAACACGGCGAGTGGGCGAAGCAAAACTACCGCCACATGCACTTAAACTCCAAAAACGACTACGATCAGATGAAAGAGAGCCTCACTGCTAGAGCACTTAGATTTGATAAGCTTAGCCCACCTGATCTTTGGGTCATTGACGGCGGCGAGGTGCTTTTAAATTTAGCCTGTGAAATTTTAGTAAGTAGTGGCGCAAATGTCGATGTGATAGCCATTTCAAAAGAAAAGATAGACGCCAAAGCTCACCGCGCAAAAGGCGAGGCGAAAGATAAAATTTACACAAAAAATGGTAGCTTTAGCCTAAGTACAAGTGATAAAAAGCTGCAGTTTTTCCAAAAAATGCGTGATGAAAGCCATAGATTTGTCATCAGCTTTCACAGAAAAACAAGGCAGAAAAATGATATGCAAAGATCAATTCTAAAGCAAGCTGGCGTTTCTGAGGGCAGTATCGCGAAATTAATCAGCTTTTACGGAAGTTTTGATAAAATCAGCGAAGCGAATTTAGACGAAGTGGCAAAAATAACAAATAAAAGCGTAGCAGAAAAGCTTGCAGTGCTCAAAGAAGGAAATTTGAAGTGA